The segment GAGGGGCCAGGGCCAAGGTGGTGGCCGTCACGTAACATCCGGGATTGGCCACCAGGCGCGCCCCCCCAAGCTCTTCCCGATGCAGCTCGGGAAGGCCATAGACCGCCTCCCGGTAGAGCTCTGGGCTTTTGTGCGGGATCCCGTACCAGGACTCGTAAACCTCCGGGGGAAGCCGGAAGTCCCCGGAGAGGTCTATGACCCGCTTGCCCTCCTCCAAGGCCTTGGGAGCAAGCTCCATGGCAAGCCCATTGGGCAAGGCCAAAAAAACCACCTCAGCCTGTTCCAGCACCTCTTCCAGGGTGCCAAAAAGCCCCTCATCCCATAGCTGGGGCCAGGCAGCGGAAAGGGGTTTGCCCTCGTGTTTGCGGCTGCTAAACCCTACCAGCTTCACCCCGGGGTGGGCCTTAAGAAGGCGGATCAGTTCCCCACCCCCATACCCCGAGGCCCCGATGATCCCCACCCTTACCACAGCGCCTCCAAAGGGATATTGGGGAAGGCCAAGGGAGCCAGTTTTTCCCCAGGAGAAAGCCAAAGCTGCTCCCGGTAGGGGTCGCCCGCAGGACCCCGGAACTCCTCGAGGGAGAAGCGGTAAGGCCGGACCATACCCCTAGCTTAGCAGGCGCAGGAGGACGGCCTTAGCGGTGTGGAGACGGTTTTCCGCCTGATCAAAGACCCGGCTACGGGGCCCGTGCACCGCCTCCTCGGTGGTTTCCTCCCCATAGTGGGCCGGAAGGCAGTGGAGAAAGACGCCCTGGGGCCGTAGCAGTTGCAAAAGCTCCCCGTTTACCTGGAATGCATTGAAGTCCCTGAGCCGCCTTTCCCGCTCCGCTTCCTGGCCCATGCTGGTCCAGACGTCGGTGTAAAGGGCATGGGCTCCCAAGGCGGCCTCCTTGGGATCATGGGTAAAGAAGGCTCCCGCCTTCTGCAAAAGGCCTGGATCCGGCTCGTACCCTCTTGGCGTGGCCACCCGCATCCTAAGACCCACCAGGGGAGCCACCTCAAGAAGGGAGTTCAACACGTTATTGCCATCCCCCACCCAGGCCACCTCGAGGCCCTCCCAACCTCCGAAAACCTCCTTCAGGGTGAGGAGGTCCGCCAAAGCCTGCAAGGGATGGGCCCGGTCAGAAAGGGCGTTGATCACCGGGATGCGGGCGTGGCGGGCGAGTTCCTCCACGGTCTCGTGCCGGTATACGCGGGCCGCGATCCCCTCCACGAAGCGCTCCAGGTTCTTGGCTATGTCCCTCACGGGCTCCCGCTCGCCGATGCCCACCTGTTTCTGGTCCAGGTAGACGGCATGTCCTCCCAGGTGAAGCATGGCCACCTCGAGGGTGGTGCGGGTGCGCAAGGAGGGCTTCTCAAAGAGAAGGGCCAGGACCTTCCCCTTAAGGTCCTCCCCGCGGTAGCGCTCCCTTTTCAGCCTCTCCGCCAAGGCCAAAAGGGCCTCGATCTCCTGGCGACCGTGGGCCGAGAAGTCCAAAAGATCCTTGGGCCGGGTGAGGGCGTCTCCCACCATGAGGCTTATAGGATACCCCATCCTTGCAAACTTATGCAACCCCGGCCTCCGGTTGACACGGGATGAGCCCGCGGGCTAGCATCCCCTTAGCCTCCGAGCCCGGAGAGACCCCCAGGGCCTTCCGGGCCGGGCTTATGGCCCCGGGGTAGCGGGGGCAACTCCGCTGCCTGCCGTGGTTGCAAAGGAGGTGGCAATGACCAAGTCCGGATGGCTTCTCTGGATTTTAGCCGTGTTCCTTGGGTTAGGCCCAGCCTGGGCCCAGCCCAAGCAGGTGCGGGTGGTAGCGGCCGCCGACCTGCAGTACGCCCTAGCCGACGTCGCCAAGGCCTTTGAAGCGAAAAACCCTGACATCCGCGTGCTTCTCTCCTTCGGTTCCTCGGGTAAGTTCTACACCCAGCTCACCCAGGGCCTCGAGGCCGACCTCTACTTCTCCGCCGAAAAGATCTACCCCGAGCGCCTCGAGAAAGAGGGCCTGGCGGAGCCCGGCACCCGCAAGCCTTACGCCACCGGGCGCATGGTCATCTGGCTGGACCGCAGGCTGGGCTTAAACCCCAACCCCGAGGCCCTCAAGGACCCCCGCATCACCCGCCTGGCCATCGCCAACCCGGTGCATGCCCCTTACGGCCGGGCCGCCGTCACCCTGTTGGAACACTACGGCCTCCTAAGGCGCCGGGCCGATGCCCAGGTCCCCGGCCTAAGCAAACCCTTTTCCACCCTTTCCTGGGAAGAAATCCCTTGGGAGAGGCTTACCAGGGGTGTGGAGGCCTACTGGGATATCACCCCCTTGCGGCAAGGCAAGCCGAACTTTGAACTGGTCTATGGCGAGAACATCTCCCAAACCGCCCAGCTGGCCCTGACCGCTACCCAGGCCGGCATCCTGGCCCTGTCCCTGGCGGTGCACGAAAGCCTCTCCCGCCCTGGCGTGTACTGGCTCGCCCCTTTGGAAAGCCACCTCACCTTGGAGCAGGACTATGTGATCTTGAAAGGTCGCAGGCGCCCCGAGGTCTTGGCCTTCTACACCTTCGTGGGAAGCCCTGAGGCGCGAGCCATTTTTAAGCGCTACGGCTTCCTTCTCCCGGGGGAGTAGATGCCGGAGCCCCTCTTCTGGACCTCCCTGAAGCTCTCCCTGGTGGTGGCGCTGGTCGCCTCCCTGATCCTCCTCCTTCTGGGAGTTCCCCTGGCCTGGCTTCTGGCCTTCCGCCGCTTCCCAGGCAAATCCATCCTGGAAGCCATCTTCCTCTTACCCCTGGTCCTTCCGCCCACGGTGCTAGGGTTTTACCTCCTCCTCTTCCTGGGGCCGGAGGGGCTTTGGCGCAAGCTTACCGGGCTTTCCTGGGCCTTCCGGTTCGAGGGGCTGGTCTTCGCCAGCGTCCTCTTCAGCCTCCCCTTCGCCCTCACCGCCTACCGGGAGGCCTTTTTGGCCCTAGACCGGAACCTCTTGGAGGTAGCCCGAACCCTAGGGGTCCCCCCCTGGAAGACCTGGGGACGGGTGGTGCTGCCTTTGGTCTGGCCTGGGTTGCTCTCAGGGACCCTTTTAGCCTTCGCCCACACCCTGGGGGAGTTCGGGGTGGTCCTCATGGTGGGTGGTTCCATCCCCGGGAAAACCCAGATGGTGAGCATTTACATCTACGACCTGGTGCAGGCCCTCCGCTTTGAGGAAGCCTCCAAGGCAGCCTCGGTGCTCCTTTTCCTCAGCCTGGCCATCCTGGTGGCGGCAAGAACCCTGGAGGCCCAGGGGCGAGCATGGAAGTCCACTACCTGATAAGGAAACCCATCCTCCTCGAGGTCCGGTTCCACATCCAGGGCTTCACCGTGCTCCTGGGGGAAAGCGGTGTAGGTAAGACCACGCTTCTCAAGGCCCTGGCGGGTCTGGCGCCTGCCGAGGGAAGGCCCTACGGCGGCCTTCCCCCCGAAAGACGGCCCGTGGGCTACCTGCCCCAGGAGCTGGCCCTCTTCCCCCACATGACCGCCTGGGAGAACGTGGCCTTTCCCCTGGCGGGAGGGAACCGGAAGGCTAGGGCCCTGGCCCTCTTGGAGCGGGTTGGCCTCGAGGAGCACGCCCACAAACGCCCGAGCCAGCTTTCCGGCGGCCAGAGGCAACGGGTAGCCCTTGCCCGGGCTTTGGCCAGGAACCCGGAGATTCTCCTTCTGGACGAACCTACCAGCGCCCTGGATCCCCTCACCAAGGACCAGGTTCTGGGGGAGCTGGTGGAACTCATCCGCCAGGAAGGAATCCCCACCCTGGCGGTGAGTCACGACCCCATCCTGGCCCGCATGGCCGACTGGCTTGTGGTGATGGGGTCAGGAACGATCCTGCAAGAAGGCCCGCCCGAGGAAGTGTACTCTGCCCCAAGCCAGCTTCCGGTGGCCAGGC is part of the Thermus caldilimi genome and harbors:
- the argF gene encoding ornithine carbamoyltransferase, producing the protein MVGDALTRPKDLLDFSAHGRQEIEALLALAERLKRERYRGEDLKGKVLALLFEKPSLRTRTTLEVAMLHLGGHAVYLDQKQVGIGEREPVRDIAKNLERFVEGIAARVYRHETVEELARHARIPVINALSDRAHPLQALADLLTLKEVFGGWEGLEVAWVGDGNNVLNSLLEVAPLVGLRMRVATPRGYEPDPGLLQKAGAFFTHDPKEAALGAHALYTDVWTSMGQEAERERRLRDFNAFQVNGELLQLLRPQGVFLHCLPAHYGEETTEEAVHGPRSRVFDQAENRLHTAKAVLLRLLS
- the modA gene encoding molybdate ABC transporter substrate-binding protein, whose protein sequence is MTKSGWLLWILAVFLGLGPAWAQPKQVRVVAAADLQYALADVAKAFEAKNPDIRVLLSFGSSGKFYTQLTQGLEADLYFSAEKIYPERLEKEGLAEPGTRKPYATGRMVIWLDRRLGLNPNPEALKDPRITRLAIANPVHAPYGRAAVTLLEHYGLLRRRADAQVPGLSKPFSTLSWEEIPWERLTRGVEAYWDITPLRQGKPNFELVYGENISQTAQLALTATQAGILALSLAVHESLSRPGVYWLAPLESHLTLEQDYVILKGRRRPEVLAFYTFVGSPEARAIFKRYGFLLPGE
- the modB gene encoding molybdate ABC transporter permease subunit translates to MPEPLFWTSLKLSLVVALVASLILLLLGVPLAWLLAFRRFPGKSILEAIFLLPLVLPPTVLGFYLLLFLGPEGLWRKLTGLSWAFRFEGLVFASVLFSLPFALTAYREAFLALDRNLLEVARTLGVPPWKTWGRVVLPLVWPGLLSGTLLAFAHTLGEFGVVLMVGGSIPGKTQMVSIYIYDLVQALRFEEASKAASVLLFLSLAILVAARTLEAQGRAWKSTT
- a CDS encoding ABC transporter ATP-binding protein, with the protein product MEVHYLIRKPILLEVRFHIQGFTVLLGESGVGKTTLLKALAGLAPAEGRPYGGLPPERRPVGYLPQELALFPHMTAWENVAFPLAGGNRKARALALLERVGLEEHAHKRPSQLSGGQRQRVALARALARNPEILLLDEPTSALDPLTKDQVLGELVELIRQEGIPTLAVSHDPILARMADWLVVMGSGTILQEGPPEEVYSAPSQLPVARLLGYENLFPARIEPGGVEVNGVHLRLSLPPWARPGETAWVGIRAEEVIVVRQDRPPPPENLLEGVLVNLHPEGLAYRGVFQGSIRLQILLPRHVQARLNLRPGQKLQVVLKPHYLHLMPGQVD